A segment of the uncultured Desulfobulbus sp. genome:
GCAAACTCGTGGGGTGAAGGCGGCATATGGGCGGTTTCAACCAGGTCAACACGGGAGGTCCGACAGACCTCGGCAACGGGGAAATCGTTAGGGCAGATGACCGTGCACTGGCCACAAAGGCTGCAGGCGTTGATCATCTTGTTGGCCATACGGGTTCCCTGGACAATGGTCTGGCTGTTAAAGATTTTACGGGCCCAGGGTTTGGGGTATTCTTTGTATTCCTGGAGGTAGACACATTGTTTGACACATTCCAGGCATTCACACTGAATGCAGCGACCAGCCTCCTGTTTTGCCTCATCAGCCGTAAAACCCGCCGTTGTATCAGCGGGAATGACCTCGGTAACAGGGGCCATATCAGCGATGGAGGTGTACATGCGGGTGGCGCAGGCACCTTCTTTATCGCGCTGGGCTGTCATGGAGACTTTTTGCACAAAACGTTCAATGGAGAGTGCTGCGCGTCGTCCCTGTTCTGCCTGGAAGACGGGAGAGAATGAGCCGTCTGCTGAGGTGCCTCCACCGGCAAAGCAACCTTCCTGGCTGGTTGCCAGGGTGATGGCATCGATGCTTTCAAGAGAAAAGGGGAGCAGATTTTGCTCAATATCGTCGAGGTCACAATAGACAGCATCATATTCAGCCAAGATAGCCGAGATCGCTTCTAGATCAAGGGAAGCCGTGGTGTGTATTTCCACGCCGTAATGGGCGAGCATTTCCTGGGCCTGGCTGAAGACCTTGGCGGGGAGAACTGATTCATCCAGCTGCTGTAAAGAGCCGCCCAGGGTTGAAGCGCTGGTGAAAATGGTTGCCGGACGTCCCTTTCGGCTGAGATCGAGAGCTGCTGTCATCCCGGAGAGGCCTGCTCCGAGAATAGCGAATTTTCCTCCCTTGGAAGGGAGTTTGGGCAGTTTTATGACTGTATTGGTGGCGCCAACGCAGAACTGTTCCAAGCTGCCAATGGCTAGAGGCGCATCGATTTCACTGCGCTTGCAGTGGCTGCGACAGGGGTGATCGCAGATCCTACCAAGAATTTCAGGAAAGGGCATGGTCCGATCAAGAACACGCCGCGCTCCTCGAGTATCACCTTTGGCAAGAGCAGCCATAAAGGCACGAACATCCACATGAATGGGACAAGCCGCACTGCAAAAAGGATATTCTTCCTGGATGCACTTGGATTCAAGTTCTCTGAGCTGAATTTGATTCATGATATCGCTGGTATGGGGAGGAAAATTGAGGATGCCTTGAGAAAATCTTGAAAAAAAAAGGGAGGCGAAGATGTAACTCTCTTGCCTCCCTCTTATTCACGGGATTAGGTGTTATTTGGGCATAGCAGCCAGTACCTTCTCCGGCAGTGCAGGAAGGTGACGGACCCATGCACCACAGGCATTGTGAATTGCATTGACAACTGCGCAGTGCGGAGCGGTCAGCGGCATCTCACCTACACCAGATGCACCATAGGGGCCATCAGGGCGTGGAGACTCTACGTACATTATCTCCATGTCATCTGGGATTTGTTTAATGTACGGGAAGCCAGCGCCTGCCAGGGTGGAGTGTTTCTTGATGTCCTCGAAATCCTCGGTCAGTGCAAGACCAACACCCTGAGCCAGACCACCGTAAATCTGACCATCAACAACCAGCTTGTTGACCACAGTTCCGACATCGGCAACACAGGAGATGGAATCAACTGTAGTTTTACCTGTGGCTACTTCGACGGAAACCGTTGAGAGGAACACACCATACATGTAGCAGCAGAAAGGATTACCCTGTCCATTTGCGTCACAGTCGCTGGCCGGTGCTGTCCATTTTCCATTAATTTTGGTGGGAATGTTTTCGGCAACCATCTCGTCATAGGTACGGAACGAACCATCGGCCTTGGTCATGGCTTTGATCAACTCTTCGCAACCAACGCGAATTGCCTGTCCGGTAACAACCTGGCTCCGGCTACCACCAGCAGGGCCGGAGTTCGGACACATGGAGGTATCG
Coding sequences within it:
- a CDS encoding pyridine nucleotide-disulfide oxidoreductase/dicluster-binding protein translates to MNQIQLRELESKCIQEEYPFCSAACPIHVDVRAFMAALAKGDTRGARRVLDRTMPFPEILGRICDHPCRSHCKRSEIDAPLAIGSLEQFCVGATNTVIKLPKLPSKGGKFAILGAGLSGMTAALDLSRKGRPATIFTSASTLGGSLQQLDESVLPAKVFSQAQEMLAHYGVEIHTTASLDLEAISAILAEYDAVYCDLDDIEQNLLPFSLESIDAITLATSQEGCFAGGGTSADGSFSPVFQAEQGRRAALSIERFVQKVSMTAQRDKEGACATRMYTSIADMAPVTEVIPADTTAGFTADEAKQEAGRCIQCECLECVKQCVYLQEYKEYPKPWARKIFNSQTIVQGTRMANKMINACSLCGQCTVICPNDFPVAEVCRTSRVDLVETAHMPPSPHEFALEDMEFSLSDYCALVRHQPGTTSSGYVFYPGCQLSGSNPEAVKQTYAFLQETLTGGVGLMLGCCGIPAHWAGREQLFADTMAAFTKNVEQLGTPTVITACSSCLSIFKEFAPNLTAVSLWEVLDRVELPKTTTKPAHALTLHDPCTAREQQGLRTSVRNICSKVGIEVVEHDFNGATTDCCGYGGLMQYANRTLGEKAVAQKANRSELDGLAYCAMCRDNLAAHGGPVAHLLDYLFATTENDPLARTNPGYSRRHENRARLKNDLLTSLWQEETIDRPAHTAITIELSEEVEQLLNNRLILLEDLQKVIHHAENSGSYLVNPTNGHRLAKYRPIRVTYWVEYEPLKGGYLVHNGYSHRMILPEDQK